In Paenibacillus durus, the DNA window ATACGGAGAATGACTATGTGACTTCACAGACGCCGGAACATGCCGCGCTCCGAAAGGAAGCTTCCGAAGAACTGGGAAGAAGTGTGAACAGTCTTGCCGAACCGTACCGGTCGGTCGTGCAGCTGTACTACTTTAACAGGCAATCCTATCAGGAAATAGCTGAAGCGAAAGGCGTATCGGTAAAAACGGTTGAATCACAGCTATACCGCGCCAGACAGATCATGCGAAGAAAAGGGGAGAGATGGGAATGAAATGCAATGTAGTGATGGAATGGCTTCCCCATTATATCGAAGGTCTGCTGGCTCCCGAAGCGGAGCGGGAAATGACGCAGCATATCGCGGCGTGCCAAGGCTGCGCGCGGTGGCTGGAGGAAGCAAAGGCGATGGAAGAGATTTGGAAGGGAGCGGACGACGCTCCGGACTTTCAGCTCTCCGATATCCCCGATCTCGTCCCGCAGGTGATGGCGGAAATCGAACGGCTGGAATCTGCGCGGCAGTCGGATGGTGCGGGACCTGCAGCTTCAAGGCGGCGCTCAGCGCGCCGGACCTCATGGGTTCACTACGGGCTCGCGGCCTGTCTGACCTTTGTGCTGCTTCAATATGGTGTATTTGAGCAGTTGGGCTACGGACTGACGCAAATCAATGGCCAAATGTCGAACTCGGTCACGGCGCTGTTCGGCAACCAGGGGAACCGCTAGAGCCGAAGCGATAGATAAATAGGCTGGACAAT includes these proteins:
- a CDS encoding anti-sigma factor family protein → MKCNVVMEWLPHYIEGLLAPEAEREMTQHIAACQGCARWLEEAKAMEEIWKGADDAPDFQLSDIPDLVPQVMAEIERLESARQSDGAGPAASRRRSARRTSWVHYGLAACLTFVLLQYGVFEQLGYGLTQINGQMSNSVTALFGNQGNR